The Punica granatum isolate Tunisia-2019 chromosome 4, ASM765513v2, whole genome shotgun sequence sequence CATGTCCTTTTAACACGATActccacaacaaaaatacactaAAAAACAACTGCGGTAATTTGACCCCGATATTCAGGAATAACTAATTGAGGCAACGGATTTATAATTTTGACCTGCATTGCAAGAAATTCACAATCCCTTTTGCTAAagctgaaacagatgactggATCATATTGACGCTGAAGTATCATTTTCACCATCTTGAAAATGTCACTTTCTTCCCCAACTGGACCTGCCATGAAGCCCTTCTTCCACTtcccattttcatttttcttatcaCTGTCCCTAGCTGGAACCAGGGCATTTAGAGCTTTTTGAAAGCTATCCTCCCGAAATTTTCCTTTCTCATCCACCACCAGATAGAGACCATCACCACCCGAGGGAAAAATATAATGTTGAAGTGGGGTTGGCCGATAATCAGTGTAAACAATATGACATGGTTGCCGATGCACCTGCATTTGTACCATAAACAAAAGCTATTATATCTGTTAAGAAAAGATGACAAATAGTCCTGTTACAGTTCAAAAGAAACACTTGACACAGATTGCCTCTATATTTATACTGGATAAAATAAAGGTTGCAAGTATTGAACTTAATTATCTAGATATAAATAGAGGTCTCTTAAAAGGTAGAGAGGAGGTCCTACTAATACACATGATAATGCTAGAAGTAACGACCAATGTAGATAATGTTCACTAGAAGAAGTTAACTTCCAGAAATCGGTAATTACCTTAGCAACCCAATCGGCAAATTCCTTGGCATTAGGTACGGTGGCCGAGAGGAATACGAACCGAGAGTTCTTCGGGGCCATAACAATGCTCTCTTCCCAGACAACACCTCGTTCCCTGTCACGCATGTAGTGTACCTCATCGAAAATTACCCAAGCCACTTCCCTCATTATTTCTGATCCTTTGTATTGCATACTACGCCAAATTTCAGTGGTCATCAcctaaataaataagtaactCAGAAACTTATATAACATAACAAGCACGCACAAAATATAGAAAGGGGGTAAATAAAAAGATACATACCAAGCACGAAGCATTAGGCTCGATGGTAACATCCCCAGTCATAAGACCAACATCTGAAAACTCCTCTTTGAACTCCCTGTACTTTTGATTGCTGAGTGCCTTGATTGGAGAAGTGTATATGACACGTTGATTATTTCTCAAAGACATGGCAATAGCATATAATGCTACGACAGTTTTACCAGCTGATGTATGGGCAGAAACCTGCAAAAGTCAGGAGCATTTTTCGTGTGAACAAAACAGAGAAACTATGCAACTTTTGAGAACTTGTGAGAGAATAACTACAATCATCTGCTAGTAACCATAAAAGCGAACCCAAAAATTGTCATCCTACAAAGTAAGTTTCCAGATTTCTCCCTCCAATGGAATAATACTTGCAATACTTATCTGAAAAGATCATTCAATCAGATCTAAATCAGGAAATAGTATCGAcatggccaaaaaaaaagcccGAACATCACTCTGCAAATCTAGCTCCATGGATGAGAGTTCTCAATAGAAGAATTACCATAACAGATTCACCATCGTCAAGGCACCTTATGGCTTCAGACTGAAATGGATCGAGAGTAAAAGGGAATTCCTTGGCAGGCTTTGAGTCCTGAGAATTGGCTGGGCGTGGGGTGGGCACATAACCCTCAGGGTATGACACATCATGCAAGCAAACTACAGATTCAGTTGCAGTCTCTTTCTGCAGCTTCTGTGGATATGCTGGTTCCCCAGCAGCATCTCCAATTGACTTCCGCTTCAACGACCCCATTAACTCTTTGATGGAGACAAACCAAGTAGACGCCTCGGaatttacttatataaatTTCAGAACCTGTAGATTTCCAGATTTTGAAGCGCTTAGATGTTATTGAGTCACAACAAATGCTCTAAGGATCAAGAATACTCAATGAGACATGTGCAGCCAATACGCATTACACCTGAGCATGATTAAGTGACTCAGAAAAGCAAAGAACCTATCCAGCACTTGCATTAAAAAGAGAACCTTTAACATCTTAAAAGCCTCAATATTGACAAAACAACCGAGCTGACAAGTCTAACTATAACCCGTGTTCTGCTCTCCGTGACATTTAATCAAACACTGCAGCTCACAGAATTAAGAATACTCCATGAGACATGTACAGACAATACGAATTACATACGAGAATAATTAAGTGACCCGAAAAACCAAAGAATTTATTCAGCACTTGCATAATAAAGGGGGAACTTTGAACACCTAAAAAGCCTCAATATTGCAATACAAACGACACGAAATCGATCCCGACAAGTCTACGCATAACGTACGTTCAACTCTCCATGATATTAAGCGAAAAACTGCAGCATACAGAATTAAAAAGAGTAGTCTGCGGCACATGTTGCAAGTAATATTGACTGGGAACATTGAGCCTCTATCACGGAGAAGAAGAAACTCAACACCAGCAgtcacagagagagagaaggtcAAGTATTCGAGCAGGCGGTGATTTCTCTCTGCTTTGCTAATTGAGCTCTGACGGAAGCAGGGTTGAAGCTAACATATATGTGCCGAGAGATGCACGTAGCTACAGAATACGAGGTGAGGGAGGGGAGGAGGAGGgtgagagagtgagagaggaaAACCTGCTCGACGGCGGCAAGTCACCGACGCGGTTCGTATTCCGGCGGCAGAGAAGAGGAAGTgtagggaagaagaagaggatcaGCCCGCGGGGAAGAGGGGCACGGTGTCGTTTCACCTTCCTGGCTGTAATGCATGCAGTGAAGCGCTTTCGTTCAATTCAGCAACTCTGTCAGTTAAATTAACGCCCGGAATTAATTactatttctattttattcttttttggcctataataaatatatgatattgTGAATAAGAGAAAATCTTTTTATTCATAGACCGACCCGTTCAAGTTGAATAAATAAGGACTCATTGAATTTTCTGATACTAACGTAtacatcaaaaaagaaaatacaggATACATAGAGGAAATCTGGTTATAAATTGCCTTCGTCTTCAGAAACTCCCTCTCGAGGCAGTGCTGGACCACTGTGAGGTCATGGCTCGGCCCCGTGAAGAGATTTCTCGGTTTGTCGATGCTGCTTGGTGACCCATCTTAGTTACGATTAACAATCGAGCTCTCTGCTGAATTACCAGGCATGTACTTACTAACAACTTGACTTTAGATCAAGGAAGAGCGGGACTGCAAATATATTTCCAGTGATGATCACGACGAAATATAAAGTCAGACCATCAAAAGCTAATTACAACATGAGCCTAATCTTTCACTAAAGAAACCGACCAAATCTATGGAAGAAGCCAACAGAGAAATCACTCCCGCGTCTGCGCTGCTATACGACTAATATGGCAAGCCCAACCAACAAAAGGGGGCGCTGCCTGGGATACGATCATGGATCCCGCGCTCAAAATGCATCGAGATCCCTGATAGATTCGCATTTCCGGACGTAGAGCACGAAAAGCTAATCCTCAATTTTAGGTCTCTCATCTATTCGCATGTCCCGAGCTTTTCAGTTTCTTCTATACATGTCCCCTTGAAAAGTGAAGACCTCTTTCCCATATTTCCCGGCAGCTTCTTCGCCAGTCCTTGACAGTGGCAGTTAATTACAATATTATTCATCCCCAGGATCCCACCGATCATGCAAGTCAATGGTTTGATCGCCATAGCTATTTGAGTCGGACCATGAAGATCTAGAGCTTCTTCTTCGGCGCCTGTGATAATTGTCCCTATCACAGTCATCTACAGGGGACTCGCTGTCGCGGGTTCTTTCCCGACTGCCCTCACGTTTTACCTTCTTGCGGCTTTTTGAACTTCCATGGGACCGGTCACGTCGTTCTCTGTCCACATCACTGTCTGATCGATTCCAATCAGGATCAGCTTTATGAGCTCTCCTCCTGGTGTCTCCATAATCACCCTTCAATTCTGAAACCTTATGCCACTTCGAGCTTTCCCTTTCCTGATGATGTTTCTCCACGTCTTTGTCACTTGGGAGGTGGTCTCCATCGGAATCACAACCAGATCTTCTGTTGCTTCGGTGAGAGTATCTGGGACTCAATTTGTCTTCATTCTTCCTCTCACCATTTGTCCGCTTTCTCTGCTTCTTATCGTAAATATCATACTCCTCGGAAGATCTGGATATTTCAAAGCCATTTTCACCACCACGGTTTCTATGGTAACGGCCACTACCAGTCTCCCTTGAACGAGATCTTTGTGATTGGTTCCTGCTCAAAGAAAAGCATATAAAGCGAATTACAACTTCTGCTGAATGGACTGGGAGCTTAGTCCTAGAAATTTAACATAATCTTGAACCGAACACTCATGAACCCactcctccccccccccccccccccaaaaaactGGTTCATAAAGCCAATTATTTTCTAAACCTTCCAAGATCTACTGATTAAAAGCACTACGTTCTTTCGTCCTTCCAAATTTGTGTATATTCATGAAACATCATCTGGCAACAGGCCCCTCATAGAGATCTGATTCTTTCCCACTCTTTCAGTCTAATTCTAAGACAGCTGGGAGCTACATACAAGATTTCATGACCAGTGACATTCAAAAAGAGAGCATCTAATACAGCAAGCATATTTAGTGAAAGCAAACCTCTTTGAATCAACATCTGTCAGGTTTGAGTTTCTCGAAGGTCCTGAACTTTCCAGGGTGCTTCGCTCAAACCCATGCTCCTCAGAATGACCAAATAAAGCAACCATATTCTTGACCCAGTACCTCGGAGGTGGTTTGTCCCAGTCAGCCCACTCGTAATCACCACCAGGGTTCCGGAAACAGTGAATAAAATTGCAAGCAGTTCCGTGTGAACACGTCTGTCAAGAGGAGAGAGTGACAAGGTCATTTGAAGCAGGCCTCAGGAGATTAGTATTCTGAATGGATCATGGCAGTCAAGTAAGAACCAAGATCAATTGTACCTTATATCTCGATCGCATATATTCCCCACATATGGCAACTTTCCATCTCGTAACATTGACATATTCACAATTCACCTGCAGAGGGTACCCATTAGCATAAGGAAAACATAGTTGGTCAATATCCACCAATTCAAATATCAAAACTAACACAAATACTCCTTCCATAGTTGTAGTTTCTACCCTCAACTATAGCAATATATATCTACTGGGGAACAAAAATAAAGAGCACTTCATAAGGGAATGACATACCTGTTTGCTGGCGAAGAATCGACCATTGATAGATTGATAAGCAAGCACTGCAGAATCCAGTGACTTATAGTGTATATAAACATTTCCCCTCAAATGAAACGAACCATTTCTACAAACCTGAAACACCATTAGGTTTGTTACCCCTCAATTATTTTATGATCAACGTCGACCACCATCAGTTTAGAAAACCATCTTGTTCTATTTGTTGTTCTACTCCAGCAATAGTTATCCAGTGAAATTACGAAGTTATGAACTTACAGATGAAAATGCTTCATAAAGCTTCACCTAAATATAAGTTGCCCAATATCACATTAAGGTCACAATTGGCATATCGTAAATTACTGATTATCCAAGCTTAGTCTGCCAGTAAATATTTCTGTCAACCTAGCGGATAATCTTATATTCTAGAGTCAcaatgcaataaatgaaaGAGCTTATTCTAAACAAATAGAGCACCATCAccttaaaattcacaatttcccCAAACTTCAAGAACTCTGTGTGCACATCTTCGTAAAATTCTTCATAACTGCGTTCAACCTCTTCGTCTGTGTGCTGAAGAGAGTAATATTAAAGCCCAAAtcaacagaaaagaaaaaaataaaaagaaggggaaaataAAGAGTCATAAGCATCACAAGCctctcaattcaacaaaacCAAGCATAAAAAGAGGGACACATTCAAGCAAGCTAACTCCCAATACTTACGGTTCTATCATATTGTTATGAAAGAGAATATAGTTGACTAAAGAAATTGGCACTAGAAACCAGATATCAAGATGTTAAACATAATAACTGAATCAACAATTCAGGACAGCCGAAAACAAAAGTTAGCCGTCAATTCATCCTATCCTTCTTCAAACAGTTGCTAGTATTTAATTTGAAACTCCTAAAGTGAAGAGGCGCAGAATAGTGACTGAATATATCCTCTAAGAATAAGAGTGTCCAGTAAGTTTAACCGCTACATGCTTCTTCCAAGGAAACATATTGTGAACACAGAATAGGCACATGGACTATGACAACACACGTACAAGTAGATGTAGTTGCCTTCAAGCTCAAACCTCAGAAGTAACAGCTGTTACAGCAGAACAGCTCCAACATCCCATGGACATTATTAAGACACAACTATTGAAGGTTAAGGAACAATGAACTTAGATATCATCGTAAGAAATAAATATCAGGGAATGCAGCCTAAACCAAAATAGTAACAGTAATTTTGCAgatgaaacaaaatatatcTTGACTTGGTCGCTCAATTGAAaccaaaacaaagaaaacaacaaaaaagtAAGAACAATAAGAACACAATATGAGGAAAGTGTATAAATTAGGATATGGAAAGCTCAAGAGTAGTTATTAGGATACACGAAACAGATGGGAGACGTCACTAACAGACCTCGAGCCCCTCATCTTGTTCCCATGCAAGCCCAGGACCATTATACATGTTCCTAATAAGAAGAGTGCATGATACATCGGGGTAAAAGTGAACTCTGCTACATCTCTGACCAAATCGACAAGCTCCCGTTTTCAAGTGGAAAGGGCAATGAGCTTTGTCCTGGCACGAGCACAATAGAATAGATTAGCCAATAGACCCCATAAACACCCTTTGCTTACCTCAGTCAAGAACTTCAAGAGATATTTATTATCAATGAATGTGACAATGATCAAACAAAAAGTACCTGTTCAGTCCCAAAATTCGGTACTTGTTGAGCAACATTTTCCAGAATCTGTTGCGCCGAAGGCAACGATGAGTTTCTGCAATCAGCAAAGGCTTCAGATTGTGGAGGGAGGGGATTTGAAGTCGGCCTATCCGCATCCTGAAAATCAAATGGCAACTCCACAGATCAATTTGTAACACAAAGTAGCCAAAATAAAAGCTATCCTTCTCACGCATTTTAATCCAGAAAACCCATCAGCATGCATTAGCATTACCTCCTTAAGCCTTTGCAACGTGGCATCCTTCTTAGGAACTTTGACCCTTTTCTTCTTAACGATTATTTCATTCCCTTGCCAGATAATTTCTGCAGGGCCTTCTTCTATGTATTCCCAGTCACcgtcttcctcctcctgcTCGTTCCCATTTCCAACCTACCAATTGACCATTGACTAGCACATTTAGACAAGCACTTATCTTTCTCAGACAAAAACATCAACATTCAACTAAACAAAAAGCTCATCTGCAGAGTCTGCTCTTACAGGACAAGACGATCAGCTCAGGCAGCTAACAAGAACCTCAGTCCCTGTCATTCaatgatgttttttttttttcattaaatgtAGACAGCTCAACAGCAGAAGGATCGAAACAAACCTCTTGCAGTCTCTGCGATTCTTCCAGAGCCTTCCTCCGCcgctcttcctcttctccctcctcctcctccttcctcttcttctccatcGCTTCGAGCCAcgccctctccctctcctcgAACTCCCTCCTCTCCCGCTccctcctctcctcctcctccctctccGCCTCCTCCATCCTCCTCAGCTCATCCGGGTCGTTCATTTtcgcctcctcctcctcccgcTCCCTGACCGCCGCCTCCATCCTCAGTTgcttcctcttcatcttcttcgccgccttcctcttctccttcctgcTCGAAGCAGACCCCATGCTCTCCGCGCCCAACTGCTGCTTCTCCCCATCACATGTCCTATCCTCCTCCACACCCTCCCCTCCTCCGCCTCCGGCTTCTTCATACTCTCCGGTGATCAGCTCCGACATTCCGAACGCCAACGATAGACGGAATTCTGATCGAGGAGTTGCGAGAACAGATTCAGTTCAAGCACTGTTCGGGCTCTCGTTAGCAGTGACACCTCCGGCGAGGAAAGAGGTTCAATCATCTCCCCAGACCGGCGTACAAGAACCCGGCACCTCATGGGCCCATGACTATGGGCCCTGACCCATTGGGCTTGCCGATAGTGTTCACCGGGTGAGTGGCCCATGGGCTGGAAACGTGCAACATCATGGCTTATGAATTAATTACCATTTTAGTCCTTTCACTGTGTACGATTTTTATTTGGACCCTGAAGTTGTATATCTCCCTAAAGTTCCCAcctatgatatattttttctcaatctgCCCTTGCAGAATGAAATTTGTTGTGCTGCTCTTGCCATAGTAGTTACCTAAAGCCAAAGAGCAGTTACCGGAACTCGCTATCaagttcaattaatttttgtatatGTTATTTTCCAATACGATATTGAATTGATTCATAGAAGACAGCCTTGTCCCGTCTCAGTTGATTTCTCACAAAAGATCCGAGCAGATAAACTCTATCAACTTTTGTACCTGTTAAGTTCAAATATGCATAGTTGCTATTTACAGAGTTTACAGCATAATTTTCTAGAATAAGGCATAGTTGCTATGTACAGGGTTTACAGCATACTAAATGCAATTGGACAGACAACACCGTGAagaatgatttctgagttgtcGGGACCTCATGCAAATTCGGTACCTTCTTTAAAGGGCCCGGATTCTCGGATTAGCTTCATTACAAGCTCGACCTGCAGGAAATGATACTTTTCAATCACGATATGTTGCACACaataattataaagaaaaccGAAGGCATTGTGACTTCAACTATCAGATGATTGGAAAGAGATCATATAGATAAACCGGGAACCGAGGAAGAAACCTCCACTCCGATTCATGCAATATGTGATTTATGTGACTAGTCATGCATCTCAGTTGAACATTCCTCAGAGAAATGGGATGAAAAGGGGATAGCTTGCTAAAGCTTCTTTATCGCAATGATAATGAGGGGATAGCTTGCTAAAGCTTCTTTATCGAAATGATAATGAGGATATAGCTCAAGTACCTGAGTTGCTTCGCGCATGACAAAGTCCCCTATGGCATTCCTGAATCCTTCATCGGGAAGGTAGTGTGAGCTGTAAGTTTTGACAGGCAAATAACCTCGCTGAATTTTATGCTCACCCTGAGCTCCAGCTTCTACAGTATTAAGATTAAGTTCAATAGCAGCTTCTATTGCCTGTAATTGCACCAATGAAGTGAATGAATTTGTTATATGCACCACATAATGCTGTCATCGAACCCGACCTGTTCTTGTGTACATTATTAAGTACTTCACGCAATGTCAATGAGGATGGAGCAGATTAAGATTCATTTCATAGATGAGAAGGAGAAACAGATTCTAACAGTGGAAGTTTATAGCTTCCCTTCTTCATTTTATCGACTTGAAGTCAAATTCTCAAAGGGCAAACCTGATAATAACATGCTTCGAAATGCAAACTTGGGTAGTAGGCCTTGGGATGGCATCCCCAGAGGCGACCATATATGGTATCTCCTCCAATAAGATTAAGGGCTCCAGCAACAAGCTCATCCCCTTCTTCAGCAATGACCAGCAACACCTTATCTCCCATCTTGGATCCCATGCTGTGGAAAAACTCTCTTGTTAAGTAGGGAGTTCCCCATCTGCCAATTTATCAAAAAGGAAGAACGAGATATCAAACATTTGATTCATTTCTTCACGTCTCTAAGAAATACAAAACAAGTCGAATTTCAATGCATAAAGAGAATATAGATAATCATCGGAGCTCACTTGTTATCAGTGGTGTTCCTGTAGAAAGTGTAGAAAGTATCCCAATGCTTAGCCTGTTGGAGAAATATCAAAATGTTTGCAGCATGAGAGTCTTTTTAAACATAGGGGAAATTGATCATAAAAGGAGAATGTAATATAGAAGAGCATATGAAAATGGATATGAATGTTTGAGGTAGTGGAACTAACCACCGAAGGCCAAAAACAGGTGGTTATAAACCAGCTCAATAGCTAGGCACATGTTCGGGTAAATCCATGCATAATTAAGATCATGCTGGTTAGGCAAAATCTTTCTAGCTTGCAGCTGATAATGgcaaacaagaaccttgggaATAGGGTTCCTAGTTTTTATCCAGATGTTTGGTCAAAGGAGAATCTCCTCCGAGAGTGTCAAATGTTTTTGTATGGGTAACCGCAACATGGTGACAAAATGTTATCTTAATCTGGTTTTTATATTATCAAAAAACACAATATTTGTGCTAACTACCTTTATTTCATCACCTCGGAGACGTTTCATTTGTAGGTTTTGCGCAGAAATCTACACAGGGAGAAGACAATCCAGTCAATAAAAGCAAAGATAAAAACCAACAGGAGAAGGCAACACTTCTACATACAAATACTCAATTATCACCCATAAGAATTATCAAGAGGCACAAATTTAAAGGGCCAAATTTCATAATTGTGAAATTAGTTACATCGCTTAGTGAACCTTGAATTGGTTTATGGGGCATgttccttccttttctttcaaaGCTACTTGTCATCATTTTCATCACTTTTTTGAGCAGTTGCATGATTCAGTTCATGCACAATGCGGAACCCATCAATGGAATAACCTAGACAATCAATTTCAACGCTTGTcctaatttttcataaaaagcTTACTATCTACCATAAGTGACAATTTTAGAGTTAGAATCTGTACTAAATCAATATATACAAAGCCAAAAGGGACCTCCGGCCCAGTGAAAACAAACATATACAAATATTAGAACGTCTATTGAATAAACATAAAATGGAACCTCCAACTGCACAGCaaatatagtaaaataaatgcaaagattgattaatatatataatgctggGAAAGAACCACCTTTTTGCGTTCCTGCCGAATATTCTTCCTTTTACTTTGCTTCATGTCCATCAAGAAGTCATCAAAGCTGTATGACAGAAATGAGAGTTACAGCATGATCTTTTTACATTATAGACAAAACAAAAGTAGGTAGTTTACACTAGAAAGTCAGCGACCATATAAATTTCATAAAGATGAGTTTAAATTgcaaataagaaattaaatttattcaaCAATTTGTGCTAAGAGCTGAAGCAGGCTGAAATTACAGCAGGTAAAATTTACGTTTAGTTGAAGGGCagttaaagaaaaatatttggaAGATTTTTATATCCTCCATAAAAGACAAcgtgatgatgatgacaaaCACATCCATATCACTTACCTTTTATAGTTTCTATTTCTCCAATGGTACTGCATGCCAATCCTCGGTAGAAAACCTCTCTCTTTTAGGCTGTACCACTCATCCTCAGATGAAAAGGTAATGTGGACAGATGAAACCTGTGACTGTAAATAACATATCATATCAGTAGAAAAGATTGCAAACAATAACATGGATGTGCACGTGAACATAGTGACAATAGAAGAAGGCCTGACATACTGGCTCTGTCAGAAACCACATCAGATCAATGGGAAGTGAATTTCAACAAAGATCAAGCAATGTATCAAAGGAAACATGGACGTTATCACAAAATGCACGGATATTTCACAATACAGATGAAAACGCGTAAGGCAAAACGAGAAAGCCAGAAGCATCAAAGAGTGGACATCTATAGTACCTTTGCTGCCAGGTCCTTCAAAGTGGAGATAATAATGTCAAATACTTGATCTTTGTATAGGGAATCTCGAAGTAAGATCCGGGGACCAGTTACAGGGGTAAAAGGTACACAACATTGGAATTTCGGATAGTATCTTGAACCATAACTGTAGTAAGCATCGGCCCAAGAGTGATCAAAAACGAATTCACCATAGGAATGACTGCATCaaccagaaaaagaaaatgagaacaAGGGTCAAGCAGAGAGCTTAAACAAAAGGCATTGAGACTTTCAGAGGAAACTACACGAGGACTTGCTGTTTGGACAGCGAAGCAGATGCTAAACCTTTTAAGATAAAGTGGAACAACACCTAAAACATTCTCGGAATCATCCTTAGCGATGATGTGACGTGGCATCCATCCTGTTTCCTGAAACAAGCTGCAAatgtaataactaataaagcgGAAAAATATAGTCCTGTTTTTCGTTACATAGTTTCAAGTTGAATTTTGAGAACCATAAGATGCAATCTTTAATAGACAAGTAATACGAAGTCCTTTAAGAAACTAAGAATGGTTCTCCTTGAGCACCAATAGTCTATTACATATGAAATCTCTATTCAATGCAGAACGAGATATTTAGACTATTGTCATATTCAAGCGGCAGTTCTCATTAGAGGGATCAGAACTGGAAGAAAAGTCATGAGGCAGATGTCTGACCTTCACGGCACAACCGGCCTCCTCTAAGCTCGAAAGGAAC is a genomic window containing:
- the LOC116206096 gene encoding zinc finger CCCH domain-containing protein 5 isoform X1, producing MSELITGEYEEAGGGGGEGVEEDRTCDGEKQQLGAESMGSASSRKEKRKAAKKMKRKQLRMEAAVREREEEEAKMNDPDELRRMEEAEREEEERRERERREFEERERAWLEAMEKKRKEEEEGEEEERRRKALEESQRLQEVGNGNEQEEEDGDWEYIEEGPAEIIWQGNEIIVKKKRVKVPKKDATLQRLKEDADRPTSNPLPPQSEAFADCRNSSLPSAQQILENVAQQVPNFGTEQDKAHCPFHLKTGACRFGQRCSRVHFYPDVSCTLLIRNMYNGPGLAWEQDEGLEHTDEEVERSYEEFYEDVHTEFLKFGEIVNFKVCRNGSFHLRGNVYIHYKSLDSAVLAYQSINGRFFASKQVNCEYVNVTRWKVAICGEYMRSRYKTCSHGTACNFIHCFRNPGGDYEWADWDKPPPRYWVKNMVALFGHSEEHGFERSTLESSGPSRNSNLTDVDSKRNQSQRSRSRETGSGRYHRNRGGENGFEISRSSEEYDIYDKKQRKRTNGERKNEDKLSPRYSHRSNRRSGCDSDGDHLPSDKDVEKHHQERESSKWHKVSELKGDYGDTRRRAHKADPDWNRSDSDVDRERRDRSHGSSKSRKKVKREGSRERTRDSESPVDDCDRDNYHRRRRRSSRSSWSDSNSYGDQTIDLHDRWDPGDE
- the LOC116206096 gene encoding zinc finger CCCH domain-containing protein 5 isoform X2, whose protein sequence is MSELITGEYEEAGGGGGEGVEEDRTCDGEKQQLGAESMGSASSRKEKRKAAKKMKRKQLRMEAAVREREEEEAKMNDPDELRRMEEAEREEEERRERERREFEERERAWLEAMEKKRKEEEEGEEEERRRKALEESQRLQEVGNGNEQEEEDGDWEYIEEGPAEIIWQGNEIIVKKKRVKVPKKDATLQRLKEDADRPTSNPLPPQSEAFADCRNSSLPSAQQILENVAQQVPNFGTEQDKAHCPFHLKTGACRFGQRCSRVHFYPDVSCTLLIRNMYNGPGLAWEQDEGLEHTDEEVERSYEEFYEDVHTEFLKFGEIVNFKVCRNGSFHLRGNVYIHYKSLDSAVLAYQSINGRFFASKQVNCEYVNVTRWKVAICGEYMRSRYKTCSHGTACNFIHCFRNPGGDYEWADWDKPPPRNQSQRSRSRETGSGRYHRNRGGENGFEISRSSEEYDIYDKKQRKRTNGERKNEDKLSPRYSHRSNRRSGCDSDGDHLPSDKDVEKHHQERESSKWHKVSELKGDYGDTRRRAHKADPDWNRSDSDVDRERRDRSHGSSKSRKKVKREGSRERTRDSESPVDDCDRDNYHRRRRRSSRSSWSDSNSYGDQTIDLHDRWDPGDE
- the LOC116206097 gene encoding uncharacterized protein LOC116206097 isoform X1 yields the protein MAVAAVSYCKPSPFLGRLSSRLGKPPPQLCTEKPSLTSRVYALFWRSRKPAEPQEVSLSLGDFTLTTSDALDVSARKSEPKRILLSIVSSISEVSSDEWDACALDATGPERSNPFLFHGFLSSLEEAGCAVKETGWMPRHIIAKDDSENVLGVVPLYLKSHSYGEFVFDHSWADAYYSYGSRYYPKFQCCVPFTPVTGPRILLRDSLYKDQVFDIIISTLKDLAAKSQVSSVHITFSSEDEWYSLKERGFLPRIGMQYHWRNRNYKSFDDFLMDMKQSKRKNIRQERKKISAQNLQMKRLRGDEIKAKHWDTFYTFYRNTTDNKWGTPYLTREFFHSMGSKMGDKVLLVIAEEGDELVAGALNLIGGDTIYGRLWGCHPKAYYPSLHFEACYYQAIEAAIELNLNTVEAGAQGEHKIQRGYLPVKTYSSHYLPDEGFRNAIGDFVMREATQVELVMKLIRESGPFKEGTEFA
- the LOC116206097 gene encoding uncharacterized protein LOC116206097 isoform X2; translated protein: MCLFQGKPPPQLCTEKPSLTSRVYALFWRSRKPAEPQEVSLSLGDFTLTTSDALDVSARKSEPKRILLSIVSSISEVSSDEWDACALDATGPERSNPFLFHGFLSSLEEAGCAVKETGWMPRHIIAKDDSENVLGVVPLYLKSHSYGEFVFDHSWADAYYSYGSRYYPKFQCCVPFTPVTGPRILLRDSLYKDQVFDIIISTLKDLAAKSQVSSVHITFSSEDEWYSLKERGFLPRIGMQYHWRNRNYKSFDDFLMDMKQSKRKNIRQERKKISAQNLQMKRLRGDEIKAKHWDTFYTFYRNTTDNKWGTPYLTREFFHSMGSKMGDKVLLVIAEEGDELVAGALNLIGGDTIYGRLWGCHPKAYYPSLHFEACYYQAIEAAIELNLNTVEAGAQGEHKIQRGYLPVKTYSSHYLPDEGFRNAIGDFVMREATQVELVMKLIRESGPFKEGTEFA